A single region of the Vicia villosa cultivar HV-30 ecotype Madison, WI linkage group LG4, Vvil1.0, whole genome shotgun sequence genome encodes:
- the LOC131600385 gene encoding rust resistance kinase Lr10-like yields MICNHISSFMLTILAITLLISLLANSEDVPFPSMACPFNLTCTHDNSMILELPAYPVPIRLLVKEINYTSHTLEACDAENCLPRLFLHHNFSSSIFPFRIHSWLDSGYQDLTNTSLFDCSSLGRRYLRKDIAYQQDMVSCPIYMAGFNENMVESCLVFCNKLSRPVSPLILSEDTVNGIQQNSISLSWSETIFHRRCLECKHKSKKIILTSTGVIIGSTVLVLLFGGVFQIYRYFKMKDEDHARIENFLKDYKALKPTRFSYADIKRITHKFRDRLGEGAHGTVYKGKLSNEIQVAVKILNNVEGDGKDFINEVGTMGKIHHINVVRLIGFCADGFHRALVYDYFSNGSLDKFISPPNNKDNFLGWDKLQQIALGIANGIEYLHQGCDQTILHFDINPYNVMLDDNFTAKITDFGLAKMCSKNQSVVSMTSAKGTLGYMAPEVFSRNFGNVSYKSDIYSYGMLLLEMVGGRKNTKITDEEENIQIMYPEWIHNLLEGGDIQISVDEEGDFRIARKIAIVGLWCIQWHPLHRPTIKTVLQMLQGEGDKLKVPSNPFGPTTSTNTIANIVVERMNLELDMIQELD; encoded by the exons ATGATTTGCAATCACATTTCTTCTTTCATGTTGACAATATTAGCAATAACTTTGCTAATATCGCTGCTTGCAAATAGCGAGGATGTCCCATTCCCATCCATGGCATGTCCTTTCAATCTAACCTGCACACATGATAACAGCATGATTCTTGAACTACCAGCATACCCAGTACCTATAAGACTCCTCGTCAAAGAAATTAACTACACATCGCATACATTAGAAGCATGTGATGCTGAAAATTGTCTTCCACGCCTCTTTCTTCACCACAATTTCTCTTCATCAATTTTTCCTTTTCGGATTCATTCTTGGTTGGATTCGGGATACCAGGATCTTACCAATACTAGCTTATTCGATTGTTCTTCATTAGGACGGCGTTATCTGAGGAAAGACATCGCTTACCAGCAGGACATGGTTTCTTGTCCAATTTATATGGCAGGATTTAACGAGAATATGGTTGAATCATGCCTTGTTTTCTGCAACAAACTGTCTCGACCAGTTTCGCCCCTTATTCTTTCGGAAGATACCGTAAATGGGATACAACAAAACTCAATCTCACTGTCATGGTCGGAAACAATTTTTCACAGAAGATGCTTAGAATGTAAGCACAAATCAAAGAAGATTATTTTAACCTCTACAG GTGTAATTATTGGCTCAACTGTACTTGTTCTTTTATTTGGTGGAGTTTTTCAAATATACCGCTATTTTAAAATGAAAGACGAAGATCATGCAAGAATTGAAAACTTTTTAAAGGACTACAAGGCTTTAAAGCCAACTAGATTCTCTTATGCTGATATAAAGAGAATCACACATAAATTTAGAGATAGGTTAGGTGAAGGGGCTCATGGAACTGTTTATAAAGGTAAGTTGTCAAATGAGATTCAAGTTGCCGTGAAGATACTTAATAATGTAGAAGGAGATGGAAAGGATTTCATAAATGAAGTGGGAACCATGGGCAAAATCCACCACATCAATGTAGTTCGTTTGATTGGCTTTTGCGCGGATGGATTTCATCGTGCTTTAGTCTATGACTATTTTTCAAATGGTTCGTTGGATAAATTCATTTCTCCACCAAATAACAAAGATAATTTTCTTGGATGGGATAAGCTGCAACAAATTGCTCTAGGCATAGCAAATGGCATTGAGTATCTTCACCAAGGTTGTGATCAAACAATTCTACACTTTGACATCAATCCTTATAATGTCATGCTAGATGACAATTTCACTGCAAAGATTACAGATTTTGGTTTGGCTAAGATGTGTTCAAAAAATCAAAGTGTTGTATCAATGACTTCGGCTAAAGGAACATTAGGCTACATGGCACCTGAAGTTTTTTCTAGAAACTTTGGAAATGTCTCTTATAAGTCTGATATATACAGTTATGGTATGTTATTGTTGGAGATGGTTGGGGGAAGAAAGAACACAAAAATAACCGATGAAGAAGAAAATATTCAGATTATGTATCCAGAATGGATCCACAATTTACTTGAAGGGGGAGATATACAAATCTCTGTCGATGAAGAGGGTGACTTTagaattgcaagaaaaatagcGATTGTAGGACTTTGGTGTATCCAATGGCACCCTTTACATCGTCCAACAATTAAAACTGTGTTGCAAATGCTTCAAGGAGAAGGGGACAAATTAAAAGTACCAAGCAATCCTTTCGGACCTACAACTTCAACTAACACAATTGCTAATATTGTTGTAGAACGTATGAATTTGGAGCTAGATATGATTCAAGAGTTAGATTAG
- the LOC131598367 gene encoding uncharacterized protein LOC131598367 translates to MILNLSLKSIHLIIFLRTVKSSNGTLIMRRREYSLAASNFSVPLMNNYNDYVDPYEMDYGSGHIIYLNCSKPVKDDPEYVDIGHCINRDSKSYLYAFAAAAPYYSDGLVFSDFSVGRLKDYCNVKVVGMISISAFHSNRVRDDVPNGSLSNEQIHGMLLYGFQLSWIASPCRDTCDDDQICNFNGTTRNIECSYLGDMPGYCKYPLEKHVHKTCDQLWKPRRYVEGNKLSLTI, encoded by the exons atgatattaaattTATCACTAAAATCAatacatctaatcattttcttaagaaccgtgAAAAGTtcaaatgggacacttattatgagacggagggagtattccTTAGCGGCGTCAAATTTCTCAGTTCCTCTCATGAATAATTATAACGACTACGTGGATCCATATGAAATGGATTATGGTTCTGGGCACATAATATACTTGAACTGTAGTAAACCAGTGAAGGATGATCCTGAGTATGTTGATATAGGTCACTGCATCAACAGGGACTCCAAAAGCTATCTTTATGCTTTTGCTGCGGCGGCTCCGTACTATTCGGATGGTCTTGTTTTTAGCGACTTTTCGGTTGGGAGATTAAAAGATTACTGTAACGTGAAGGTTGTTGGTATGATATCAATATCAGCGTTTCATAGTAACAGAGTCAGAGATGATGTACCAAATGGATCCCTTTCAAACGAGCAAATTCATGGAATGCTACTCTATGGCTTTCAGCTATCGTGGATAGCTAGTCCTTGTAGAGATACTTGCGACGATGACCAAATCTGCAACTTCAATGGAACCACCAGAAATATTGAATGTTCCTACCTAGGCGACATGCCTGGTTATTGCAAATATCCATTGGAAAAACATGTCCACAAAACATGCG accAACTGTGGAAGCCGCGCAGATATGTTGAAGGTAACAAGTTATCTCTAACTATATGA